The sequence GCTGACGACGCCGGATCCGATCGCGCTGCACCGGCAGCTCGATGAGATCGCGCGCGAAGGCGTCACGCATCTCGCCTTCGAAGCGTCCTCGCACGGGCTCGACCAATATCGCCTTGACGGCGTGCGCGTCTCCGCCGGCGGCTTCACGAATCTCTCGCGCGACCACATGGATTATCATCCGACCGTCGCGCACTATCTCGCGGCAAAACTCCGGCTGTTCCGCGAGCTTGTGCCGCCTGACGGAGCTGCCGTGATCTCGGCCGATCATGATTGCTCGGCGGAGGCGATCGAGGCGGCGACGTCGCGCGGCCTGCGTGTCATGGCGGTCGGGCGCAACGGCGACGGAGCAGGCGAGGGCATCCGTCTCACCGAGGCCGTGGTCGAGGGCTTTTCGCAAAAGCTGACGGTCGAGCATCGCGGCAAGAGCTACGCGATCCGGCTGCCGCTGGTCGGTGAGTTCCAGATCGAGAATGCGCTGGTCTCGGCTGGTCTTGCCATCGGAACCGGCAGCGACGCCGCAAGCGTATTCGCCAGCCTCGAGCATCTCGAAGGCGCCAAGGGGCGGCTGGAGCGCGTCGGCGAGCGCAACGGCGCGCCGATCTTCGTCGACTATGCGCACAAGCCCGATGCGCTGGCGAAGGCGCTGCAGGCGCTGCGTCCCTATGCGAAGCGCAGGCTTATCGTCGTGTTCGGCGCCGGCGGCGACCGCGATGCCGGCAAGCGCCCGATCATGGGCGGGATCGCGGCCGAGAACGCAGATGGCGTCATCATCACCGACGACAATCCGCGCAGCGAGGAGCCGGAAGCGATCCGTGCCGCGATCCTCGCCGCGGCGAAAGGCGCGCGCGAGATCGGCGACCGCGCCGAGGCCATTCGCATCGCGATCGAGGAACTGGAGAACGGCGATGCGCTCCTCATCGCCGGCAAGGGCCATGAGACCGGGCAGATCGTCGGCAGCGAAGTGCTGCCCTTCAGTGATCACGAGGCGGTCGCCGCCGCATTAGCGTCGAGGATTGCATGAGCGCGCCAATTTGGACGGTTGCCGAGGTCGCGCGTGCGCTGGGCGCCGCCGGATCGTTTCCGAACACGCCGATCGACTTCGTCACCCAGGACAGCCGGCTGGTGAAGCCGGGCAGCCTGTTCGTCGCGCTCAGCGGCACGCCGAGCGGCGGCTTCATCTCGGCCTTCGCCAGCGCGCGCGACGGCTGGGAGTTCGCCGACAAGGCGGAAGCCTCAGGCGCGGTCGCGATGATCGTGCCGCACGAGATCGCGGGCATCCGCATTCCCCAGATCGTCGTGAAGGACACGCTGATCGATGGCCTCTGGGGCCTCGCGCGCCGCACGCGCGCGCTTCCACGGGCCGGTGATCGGCCTCACCGGCAGCGCCGGCAAGACCAGCACCAAGGAATTCCTGGCGGCCTATCCGAACGCCTATGCCAGCCCGTCCAGCTTCAACAATTTCTGGGGCGTGCCGTTGACGCTGTGCAATGCGAAGGCAGATGCCAGCCTGTGGGTCGTCGAGATGGGCATGAACCAGCGAGGGGAAATCGCGCGGCTCAGCGAACTGACGCGGCCGACGGTCGCGCTGGTCGTCAATGTCCAGCCGGTGCATCTGGAAAAGCTCGGCTCGCTCGAAGCTATCAGGCGCGAGAAGGTGTCGATCGCCGTCGGCCTGCCCGAGGACGGCGTGCTGGTGCTGCCCGCCGGGATCAAGGCGTCGGAGTGGAAGGGCAAGGTGGTGCGCTTCGGCGAGCATGCCGAGGTGCACGAGGTCGCGCATGCGCCGCACGGCGAGAGCTGGCAGGTCGTGGCCATGATCGGCAAGAAGGAGATCGCCTTCAGCCTGACGCCGGGCGCGCCGCACCGCG is a genomic window of Bradyrhizobium sp. CB1717 containing:
- a CDS encoding UDP-N-acetylmuramoyl-L-alanyl-D-glutamate--2,6-diaminopimelate ligase: MKLRDLIGQDVLGNDAAIEPAVAALEVTGVALDSRVVKPGDLFFALAGSKTDGARFIDAAIDAGAVAVVGDHAPSASKVPFVAVANPRRALALAAARFFPAQPATIAAVTGTSGKTSVAAFTRQIWERLGQASASIGTIGLVSSKRTVYGSLTTPDPIALHRQLDEIAREGVTHLAFEASSHGLDQYRLDGVRVSAGGFTNLSRDHMDYHPTVAHYLAAKLRLFRELVPPDGAAVISADHDCSAEAIEAATSRGLRVMAVGRNGDGAGEGIRLTEAVVEGFSQKLTVEHRGKSYAIRLPLVGEFQIENALVSAGLAIGTGSDAASVFASLEHLEGAKGRLERVGERNGAPIFVDYAHKPDALAKALQALRPYAKRRLIVVFGAGGDRDAGKRPIMGGIAAENADGVIITDDNPRSEEPEAIRAAILAAAKGAREIGDRAEAIRIAIEELENGDALLIAGKGHETGQIVGSEVLPFSDHEAVAAALASRIA